The Acidobacteriota bacterium genome contains the following window.
GTCCAGAAAGACGAGTTCGTCGGCGCCCTGGGCGTCGTACCGGGAAGCCAGCTCCACCGGATCGCCGACGCGCCGAAGGCCTTGGAACCGGAGGCCCTTCACGACTCCCCGGGAGTCCACGTCCAGGCACGGTATGACCCGTTTCATCGCCAGGTCTCCTTCATGTCCTCGACCCGGACCATTCCTTCGTAAAGGGCGCGGCCCACCACGGCGCCGCAGAGGTGCCCCATGGACGCGAGCGCCTCCAGATCCTGGGCCTGGCGCACTCCCCCCGACGCCAGGATCGACAACCCGCAATCGGAGAGGGAGGCGTAGAGGGCGTGGTTGGGACCCTCGCCGGTGCCGTCCCGCTCGATGTCCGTCACCAGGGCCTCCGAGTACCCCAGGTCGCTGGCGAGGCGCGCGGCCCGCCCCACGTCTTCGCCCGCGTCCCGCCTCCACCCGGCCACTCGGACCCGGCCGCCCCGCGAGTCGAGGGCCGCCACGGCGCGCGTCCCGAGGGCATCCGACACCGCCGCCGCTTCCGCGGGTCGGTCGAAGAGCAGGGTCCCGACGACGACGCGGGCCGCCCCGGCCTCGGCCAGGGACAGGGCCGAGGCCGCGCCGCGGATTCCACCGCCCGCCTGGAGGGCGACTTGAGGGAATGCCCTGGCCGCGCGGCGAACGATGGGGACGAGGGACGGCTCCCGACCGAAGGCGGCGCCCAGATCCACCAGGTGCAGGCGGATCAGCCCGGCCTCGGCCCACCGGTCCACCCACTCCTCGGCGGACCCGTAATCGGTGACGTCCCCCTCCTGCCCACGCCGCAAGCGGACGGCGCGTCCCGACAGGACGTCCACGGCCGCCCAGGCGAGAAAGGGCCGCCCGCCATTTCGGAGAGACCCCTGCGCCGGACTCACCGCGCCACCTCTCGGAGAAGCGCTCCGAGGTAGGCGACCCCGGCGCGATGGGATTTCTCGGGGTGGAACTGGACGCCGGCGACCCGCCCGCGCCGCACGGCGGCCGGGAAGACCTCCCCGTGTCGGGCCCAGGCCGGAACGTCGCGCGCGTCTACGGGTTTCGCCGCGTAGGAATGAACGAAGTAGGCCCACTCCAGCCGGGCTTCGGGAGAGCCCTCCTGCGCCCCTTCCAGCTTCGCCCATCCTATGTGAGGCACCTTGGCCATCCGGGAGCACAGGCGCCGCACGCCCCCGGCGAACAGCCCGAGCCCCTGAACGCCGGGGCTCTCCTCGGAGCCCTCGAAAAGGAGCTGGAGGCCGAGGCAGATCCCCACGATCGCGCCGCCCTCGCTCGCCCACTCGCGGAGGAAGGACGCCCAGCCGGAGGCGTCGAGCCGCCCCATGGCGTGGCCGAAGGAGCCCACTCCCGGAAGGAGGATCACGTCCGGCGACGGCCCCCGAGGCTCGGTCCGCGTTTCGTGCGAGACCCCCAGGAGGGTGAGGGCGTTTCCCAGGGATCGGAGGTTTCCCGTGCCCGAATCCACGACGCAGACTTTCATAGAACCCCCTTGGTGCTTCGGACCTTTTGGGGCACCGGAGAACAGGCCTGGCGGAGGGCCATGGCGAGGGCCTTGAAGGCCGACTCGAGGGCATGGTGGCCGTTCTCCGCGCGCAGGACGTCGAGATGGAGCGTGAACCGGCCTTCGGAGGAGAGGGACCGGAAGAAGTGCGCCGCCATGTCGCCCGGAAAGTCCCCGATTCTCTCGGGCAGGGGCGGGCTCGTGAAGGTGCAGCCAGGACGCCGGGCGAGGTCCACCACGGCCCGGGCGAGGGCCTCGTCGAGGGGGGCGTAGGCCCATCCGAAACGCGCCAACCCTTCCCGCCGGCCCAGGGCCTCGTCCAAGGCCCGGCCCAGGGAGATGGACACGTCCTCCACGCAGTGGTGCGCATCGACGTGGAGGTCTCCCCTGGCGCGAAGGGAGAGGCCGAAGTCCCCGTGGACGGCGAGGGTTTCCAGCATGTGGTCCAGAAACCCCACCCCCGTTTCCACGGCCACGGGGCCTCCGCGCAGGCTCAGGCCGACTTCGAGCCTCGTCTCCCTCGTCTCCCGCACGATCTTCGCTCTCGCTCTCGTCACGACCCGGCCTCCTTCCCGCAAGACCTTCCACCGCAAATCAGGACGAACAACTCTCTCAGGGACGCCGCCACCCGGTACGCCCCGCCCGCACGAAACCGGGCCTCGCGGGCGCTTCCCGCCGGGGCGATTCCGGCGAAGGCCGCGTCCAGCCCCCGGGCACGGGAGGAGAGGGCGGCACGCAGGTCGTCCACCGTGTCCCCAACCACCAGGGGACGGACCGACCCCATGCGGAAGGCAAGCTCCAGGACACCGTCGGGGCACGGCTTGCGAAACCGGGGCTCCGAATCGGCCACGAGCAGGCTGGGGTCCAGAGTCAGGCCCAGGCGGAAGAGCCCCAGCCGGGCCTCCTCGGGGGACCGGCCCGTCAGGACCCCGAAGGGCAGGCCCGTGGATTCCAGTTCTCTCGCCGCGATCAGGGGGACCTCATGCTCCCAAAGTCCCCGTGATTCCGTGGGCGTCAGGCCGTACAGATCCCCTGCGCGGGGTCCGGCGTACAGGAGCTGGACGGTTCTTCGTACCCTCGGGTACACCTCGTCCCACGAGCTCTCCCCGGCGAGTTCCCGGACGGAGGCCGGGCCGCCTCCCCTCTCCGCCAGCCTCGCGCAGAGGGCCTCCCAGCCGGGGCCCGGCCCGGTCGCTGGGCCGAGAAGGGCCAGCGCCGTCGCCGCGTCCCAGTCGTTGTTGAAGCCGCCCGCGAGACGGAGGGGCTCCAGGTCCTTCTCCGTCCAGCCGGCTCCCAGACCGGGCTCCAGCGCGTTCTTCCGCGCCGAAGCGAGCACCGCCACGGGAAAGGACCCCGACGTGTCGAGGAGGACGCCGTCCATGTCGAGGATCAGGGCGTCGAAGGGAGGCCGGTTCACGAAACCACCTCCTTCAGGGCCTCGAGGACGGCGTCGTTCTCCGCCGGTGTCCCTACGGAGATCCGGAGGCATCCGCGCAGGGCGGGGTGGGCGGAGACGTCCCGGACCAGAACCCCTCGGGCCTTGAGGGCCGAATGCACCTCCGCGGCCTCCCATCTCTCCAGACGGACCAGGATGAAGTTGGCCTCCGAGGCATAGACCCTCAGGCCCTCGATCCTGCCGAGACGCTCAGAGAGTTCGGCGCGGGAGCGAAGGAGATCCCTCACCCGTCCCTCGAAGATCTCCCTCCGTGTGAGGGCGGCTTCCCCCAGGGTCAGGGCGAGGGGGCTGACGTTGTAGGGCAGGAGGGCCTTCGCGACCTGTTCCGCGACCGCCGGTGAGGCGAGCAGGTAGCCCAACCGAAGGGCGGCGCTCCCCCACGCCTTCGAGAAGGTCCGCAGGACCACCAAGTTATCCCTTCCGGGGAGGAGGGAGGCCGCCGAAGGTTCCATCGAGAACTCCCCGTACGCCTCGTCCACCGCGACGATCCCCGGAGCGGCCTCCAGAAGGCGCTCCAGACCCGACCTGGGCAGGAGCGAGCCGGTGGGGTTGTTGGGAGACCCCACGAGCGCGACGGCTGGAGAGAAATCCTCGAGAGCCTGGACCCATGGGTCGAGGTCGTAGTCCATGTTCTCCGAAAGGGCCACCTCCCGAACCTCCCCCCGGGCGAGGAGGATGAGCTGCCTGTAAAGGGAGAAGGAGGGCGAAGGAATCAGGCCCGAGCGGCCTTCTCCGAGGCAGGCGGTAAAGAGGGCGGCGAGAAGCTCGTTGGACCCGTTTCCCAACAGGCAAGAACCTTCGGGCAGACCCCACCTCTCGCACAAGAGGGAGGCGAGACGCGATCCCCGAAAGGCGGGGTAGCGGTGGAAGGGGGTGGCGGCGAGTCGTTCCAGCGCCTCGCGCTTGAGTTCCTCGGGCCAGTCCCACGGGGACTCGTTCTGGTTCGCCTTCACCGGTAGAGGCGGCTCCTCCATGAAGTAGGCGCGCAGGGCCAGGACCTCGGGCCGGAAGGCGTTCACGGCGACCTCCGGGCGGACAGCGATTCGGCGTGGCCATGGAGTCCTTCCGACCTGGCCAAACGCTCCATCCACGGCGCGGCCCCTCGAAGGGCCCCCGCGTCCATCTCCAGAAAGGACTGGTACCTCACGAAATCCCACAAGGTCACCGGGGAGGAAAAGCGGGCCGTCCCCCCCGTGGGAAGGCTGTGGTTGGGCCCAGCCCCGTAGTCCCCGGCGGCCTCGGGAGAATAGGGGCCCAGAAAGACGGCCGCCGCCGTGGGCACCCGCGCGGCCCATGCCCGGGGACTCCCGGCCATGACGCTGAGGTGTTCGGGAGCCAGGATCCGGGCGGCGGCGCATGCGAGAGAGCGGCCGGCGCACGTGAGGATAGTCCCCATGTGCTTCAGGCTCTCTCGCTGAATCTTCCCCCTCGGCGAGCGGTCGAGGAGCCGCTCCATCTCGGCCTCCACCCGATCGCCTTCCAGTGGGTCCGTCGTGATCAGGACCGCCGAGGCGAGGACGTCGTGCTCGGCCTGAGCCAGCAAGTCCGCCGCGATCCACGAGGGAGGGGCGGTCCCGTCCGAGAGGATCACGAGTTCCGTCGGGCCGGCCACGGCGTCGATTCCCACGCGGCCGAAGACCTGCCTCTTCGCTTCGGCCACGTAGGCGTTCCCCGGACCGAGGATCTTGTCCACCCGGGGCACGGTCTGGGTCCCGAAGGCGAAGGCCCCCACGGCGGCGGCCCCGCCCAGGGCGTACACCTCCGAGAGGCCGAGCAGGTGGGCCGCGGCGAGCACCGCCCCGTCGGGGACGCTCGAGGGGCCGGCCGGCGTGGCGACGGCGATTCGCCCCACTCCGGCTAGTTGGGCGGGAATGGCCAGCATGAGGAGGGTGGAGGGATAGGAGGCGCGTCCGCCGGGTACGTAGAGGCCCACGCTTTCCAGGGGAAAGGGGCGAAGACCCGCCCGCATCCCCCGTTTTCGAATGCGCATTCCCCGAATCCGTTGAGCCGCGTGGAAGTCCCGGATCGACGCCGCGCCGCGCGCAAGGGCCGATCTTACCGGGGCCGGACACGCCCTCCAGGCCCGGTCGAGGACTTCCTCCCCCACTTTCAGTGCCTGGGCTCCCGGGCAGGCGGGCCAGTCGAAGGCGCGAACGGCCTCCACGAGGGCCGCATCGCCCAGGCGCCTGACGGACGAGAGGGTGCGTCGAACGCGCCCCTGCACGCCTGGATTCTCCTGCCTTCTCCTCTCCAGAAAGACCTCCACGCGGGCCAGGTCAGATTCCTTCTCGAGCCGGATTCTCCGCATCCGCTTCCGCGCCTTCATCCGAACCTCCAGCCAATAAAAAAGGCCCTCCGTTTCCGGAGGGCCCTGCTCACGCGAGATACCGCGCACTACGCGGCCGCGCGCCCTCCGGTCGCACCCGTCCCGTGATGATGGAGGTGGGTGAATAGGACGGAGGGTCTGGCGCTCATGATTCGACCTCGAAAGAGCCAATGTGTATCACTGCTCAGGCTCCACGTCAAGGGGCGGGCCCGAAAGCCCGCCCCCAATGGGTCTCGAACGACGAATCCTACCGAGTG
Protein-coding sequences here:
- the hisH gene encoding imidazole glycerol phosphate synthase subunit HisH is translated as MKVCVVDSGTGNLRSLGNALTLLGVSHETRTEPRGPSPDVILLPGVGSFGHAMGRLDASGWASFLREWASEGGAIVGICLGLQLLFEGSEESPGVQGLGLFAGGVRRLCSRMAKVPHIGWAKLEGAQEGSPEARLEWAYFVHSYAAKPVDARDVPAWARHGEVFPAAVRRGRVAGVQFHPEKSHRAGVAYLGALLREVAR
- a CDS encoding HAD-IA family hydrolase, with amino-acid sequence MNRPPFDALILDMDGVLLDTSGSFPVAVLASARKNALEPGLGAGWTEKDLEPLRLAGGFNNDWDAATALALLGPATGPGPGWEALCARLAERGGGPASVRELAGESSWDEVYPRVRRTVQLLYAGPRAGDLYGLTPTESRGLWEHEVPLIAARELESTGLPFGVLTGRSPEEARLGLFRLGLTLDPSLLVADSEPRFRKPCPDGVLELAFRMGSVRPLVVGDTVDDLRAALSSRARGLDAAFAGIAPAGSAREARFRAGGAYRVAASLRELFVLICGGRSCGKEAGS
- a CDS encoding HisA/HisF-related TIM barrel protein, coding for MSPAQGSLRNGGRPFLAWAAVDVLSGRAVRLRRGQEGDVTDYGSAEEWVDRWAEAGLIRLHLVDLGAAFGREPSLVPIVRRAARAFPQVALQAGGGIRGAASALSLAEAGAARVVVGTLLFDRPAEAAAVSDALGTRAVAALDSRGGRVRVAGWRRDAGEDVGRAARLASDLGYSEALVTDIERDGTGEGPNHALYASLSDCGLSILASGGVRQAQDLEALASMGHLCGAVVGRALYEGMVRVEDMKETWR
- the hisD gene encoding histidinol dehydrogenase, with the protein product MKARKRMRRIRLEKESDLARVEVFLERRRQENPGVQGRVRRTLSSVRRLGDAALVEAVRAFDWPACPGAQALKVGEEVLDRAWRACPAPVRSALARGAASIRDFHAAQRIRGMRIRKRGMRAGLRPFPLESVGLYVPGGRASYPSTLLMLAIPAQLAGVGRIAVATPAGPSSVPDGAVLAAAHLLGLSEVYALGGAAAVGAFAFGTQTVPRVDKILGPGNAYVAEAKRQVFGRVGIDAVAGPTELVILSDGTAPPSWIAADLLAQAEHDVLASAVLITTDPLEGDRVEAEMERLLDRSPRGKIQRESLKHMGTILTCAGRSLACAAARILAPEHLSVMAGSPRAWAARVPTAAAVFLGPYSPEAAGDYGAGPNHSLPTGGTARFSSPVTLWDFVRYQSFLEMDAGALRGAAPWMERLARSEGLHGHAESLSARRSP
- the hisC gene encoding histidinol-phosphate transaminase, translating into MNAFRPEVLALRAYFMEEPPLPVKANQNESPWDWPEELKREALERLAATPFHRYPAFRGSRLASLLCERWGLPEGSCLLGNGSNELLAALFTACLGEGRSGLIPSPSFSLYRQLILLARGEVREVALSENMDYDLDPWVQALEDFSPAVALVGSPNNPTGSLLPRSGLERLLEAAPGIVAVDEAYGEFSMEPSAASLLPGRDNLVVLRTFSKAWGSAALRLGYLLASPAVAEQVAKALLPYNVSPLALTLGEAALTRREIFEGRVRDLLRSRAELSERLGRIEGLRVYASEANFILVRLERWEAAEVHSALKARGVLVRDVSAHPALRGCLRISVGTPAENDAVLEALKEVVS
- a CDS encoding imidazoleglycerol-phosphate dehydratase; amino-acid sequence: MTRARAKIVRETRETRLEVGLSLRGGPVAVETGVGFLDHMLETLAVHGDFGLSLRARGDLHVDAHHCVEDVSISLGRALDEALGRREGLARFGWAYAPLDEALARAVVDLARRPGCTFTSPPLPERIGDFPGDMAAHFFRSLSSEGRFTLHLDVLRAENGHHALESAFKALAMALRQACSPVPQKVRSTKGVL